Proteins from a genomic interval of Verrucomicrobiia bacterium:
- a CDS encoding JAB domain-containing protein, whose product MTTSTVPAYYSIARKAGYTIRDAPVDPYVIPDPIPQDKEELATLLEAAFPDHPQIAAGARKYGPSAFKMLATTESTMQLFKLDKTTAKQLISVLRAGQFLYAPPVGSVPLIRSIEDVYALCQPLVNQLEEHLVVLLVNKNYQLALQQTIAIGHAAGIGADIAAIVQPSLERKISSFVLVHNHPSGDPTPSPEDIAFTQKLQQATALINLEMLDHVIVAKGGYASALRPQA is encoded by the coding sequence ATGACTACATCAACGGTGCCAGCCTATTATTCTATTGCTCGCAAAGCCGGGTACACCATTCGGGATGCACCAGTTGACCCGTATGTTATTCCTGATCCCATCCCTCAGGACAAGGAGGAGCTCGCCACTCTGTTAGAGGCTGCTTTTCCAGATCATCCGCAAATTGCTGCCGGCGCGCGTAAGTATGGGCCCAGTGCATTCAAGATGCTCGCAACGACCGAGAGCACCATGCAGCTCTTTAAGTTAGATAAAACTACCGCTAAACAGCTTATCTCGGTACTTAGGGCTGGCCAATTTCTCTATGCGCCACCCGTGGGTTCGGTACCCCTCATAAGGAGTATTGAAGATGTATACGCTCTATGCCAACCGCTGGTGAACCAGCTGGAAGAGCACTTGGTGGTCCTACTGGTGAATAAAAACTACCAGTTGGCCCTGCAGCAGACTATCGCCATTGGCCATGCGGCAGGTATTGGCGCAGATATTGCGGCCATCGTACAGCCTTCCCTGGAGAGGAAAATTAGCTCCTTTGTGCTGGTGCATAACCATCCCTCGGGAGATCCAACCCCAAGCCCTGAAGATATTGCTTTCACACAAAAGCTTCAGCAGGCAACGGCGCTTATCAACCTAGAAATGCTTGACCACGTCATTGTGGCTAAGGGTGGGTACGCAAGCGCTTTACGTCCACAGGCATGA